From Novipirellula galeiformis, the proteins below share one genomic window:
- a CDS encoding DUF7133 domain-containing protein — protein MVNRSRILVALVCAGVWVGLWGAVAGAADESDYYRIVSIATSSTSLDSRDPNWKPSEDGIALEVSGIAVLDSSRVAVAIRKGEIWILDGVYDDPPKNVTYKQFATALHEPLGLLKLDDSLVTTQRTELTAIRDLDGDEVADEYKTLASGWGVTGNYHEYAYGPKLDRNGDLWVTLNIGMGIKGDMFKHTVADPTLGYRQGKWRGWGLKLSSDGDLKPVCAGMRSPSGLGANADGDMFYTDQQGNWVATNSLHHMREGVFFHHAEALASMSQPGSTITGVSKVPNGLPLPQALRQFPQMQPPAVWFPYKKMGQSTTDIMLDTSDGEFGPFAGQLFVGEFTQAAINRVFLEKVDGEYQGACFPFRHGFASAVLRMAQGTDGSMFVGLSNRGWSSLGSASYGLERLVWTGKTPFEIKEMRATSDGFELTFTGPVDPTTAGDVASYAMKSYTYLYQSAYGSDEIQTQTPKVTQAIVAEDRMKVRLVVEGLRELYVHELDAAGVRSAAAEPLLHHDAYYTLNRIPK, from the coding sequence ATGGTAAATCGATCACGCATCCTCGTCGCTCTCGTCTGCGCGGGAGTTTGGGTCGGCCTTTGGGGCGCCGTCGCGGGCGCGGCTGATGAGAGCGATTATTATCGCATTGTCTCCATTGCCACCTCGTCGACCTCGTTGGATTCTCGCGATCCGAACTGGAAACCAAGTGAGGATGGAATCGCATTGGAGGTCAGCGGGATCGCCGTTCTGGATTCCTCCCGCGTCGCCGTGGCGATTCGCAAGGGGGAGATCTGGATTCTCGATGGCGTTTACGACGATCCGCCGAAAAACGTGACGTACAAACAATTTGCCACCGCACTTCATGAACCGCTCGGGTTACTCAAGCTCGATGATTCGCTGGTGACGACTCAGCGAACCGAGTTGACCGCGATACGCGATCTGGATGGGGACGAGGTCGCAGACGAGTACAAGACGCTTGCCAGCGGTTGGGGCGTGACGGGCAATTATCACGAGTATGCTTACGGTCCGAAGCTCGATCGCAATGGGGATCTGTGGGTCACGCTCAATATCGGGATGGGGATCAAGGGGGATATGTTCAAGCACACCGTTGCCGATCCGACGCTCGGTTATCGCCAAGGGAAATGGCGCGGATGGGGATTGAAACTGAGTTCCGATGGCGATTTGAAACCGGTTTGCGCGGGGATGCGTTCACCTAGCGGACTCGGAGCGAATGCCGATGGCGATATGTTTTACACCGACCAACAAGGCAACTGGGTGGCAACGAACTCGCTGCATCATATGCGTGAAGGCGTGTTCTTTCATCACGCCGAAGCACTGGCGTCGATGAGCCAACCCGGGTCGACGATCACCGGGGTCAGTAAGGTGCCCAATGGTTTGCCGTTGCCTCAGGCTCTACGCCAATTTCCACAAATGCAACCACCGGCGGTTTGGTTCCCGTATAAAAAAATGGGGCAATCGACCACCGATATAATGCTCGATACCAGTGATGGGGAATTCGGTCCCTTCGCCGGCCAATTGTTTGTTGGCGAGTTTACTCAAGCGGCGATCAATCGAGTGTTCTTGGAAAAAGTGGATGGCGAGTACCAAGGGGCTTGTTTCCCCTTTCGGCATGGCTTTGCCTCGGCGGTGTTGAGAATGGCTCAGGGGACCGACGGCAGTATGTTTGTCGGGTTATCCAATCGCGGATGGAGCAGTTTAGGCAGCGCGTCGTATGGACTCGAGCGTTTGGTGTGGACCGGCAAAACGCCATTTGAGATCAAGGAGATGCGGGCGACCTCCGATGGCTTCGAATTGACCTTTACCGGCCCCGTCGATCCAACCACCGCAGGCGACGTCGCATCCTATGCAATGAAAAGTTACACGTATCTGTACCAATCCGCTTACGGAAGCGACGAAATCCAGACGCAAACGCCCAAGGTGACTCAGGCGATCGTGGCAGAGGACCGCATGAAGGTGCGGTTAGTCGTCGAAGGTTTGCGAGAATTGTATGTCCACGAGTTAGACGCAGCGGGCGTGCGCAGCGCCGCTGCGGAACCACTCTTGCATCACGATGCCTATTACACGCTCAATCGGATTCCCAAATAA
- a CDS encoding fumarylacetoacetate hydrolase family protein, producing MPICRFTDADGNSQFAIYDGSRICPIALLTKTAPTQAELLAGGATWLAELPTPSDSQWQPAPDRLLPPIDAPEKIICIGLNYRDHAIETGSEIPSEPIVFSKFNTALVGHGEEIRLPRVSEQVDYEAELVVVIGKTAKHVSTDEAMNYVYGYTCGHDVSARDWQKGRPGGQWLLAKSFDTFAPVGPCIATSQELPDASDVRVKLHLNDEVVQNSTTAQLIFNIPELISHLSKIMTLKPGDLIFTGTPPGVGAAKTPPVFLKPNDVCKVEIDGIGTLVNPCVAE from the coding sequence ATGCCAATTTGCCGATTCACCGATGCCGATGGAAACTCGCAGTTTGCGATTTACGATGGCTCACGGATTTGTCCCATCGCCTTGCTGACCAAGACTGCTCCCACGCAAGCGGAGTTATTGGCCGGAGGGGCAACGTGGCTCGCCGAATTACCCACCCCCTCCGATTCGCAATGGCAACCGGCTCCGGATCGCTTGCTGCCGCCGATCGATGCGCCGGAAAAGATCATCTGTATTGGCTTGAACTACCGTGATCACGCGATCGAAACCGGGTCCGAAATCCCTTCCGAACCCATCGTGTTTAGCAAGTTCAATACGGCGCTTGTCGGCCATGGCGAGGAGATTCGTTTACCGCGTGTTTCAGAGCAAGTCGATTACGAAGCCGAATTGGTGGTCGTGATCGGCAAAACGGCCAAGCACGTTTCGACCGACGAGGCAATGAATTACGTGTACGGTTACACCTGCGGCCACGATGTTTCGGCGCGAGATTGGCAAAAAGGACGCCCCGGCGGCCAATGGTTACTCGCCAAAAGCTTTGATACCTTCGCACCGGTAGGGCCCTGTATTGCGACGTCGCAAGAGTTGCCAGACGCCAGCGATGTGCGGGTCAAATTGCATCTCAACGACGAAGTGGTGCAAAACAGCACCACCGCACAACTGATTTTCAATATCCCCGAACTGATCTCCCACCTATCGAAAATCATGACCCTGAAGCCTGGTGATTTGATTTTCACCGGCACTCCGCCCGGCGTTGGCGCGGCCAAGACGCCACCTGTCTTCCTAAAACCAAACGACGTCTGCAAAGTCGAAATCGATGGCATCGGCACGCTCGTCAATCCCTGCGTCGCGGAGTGA
- a CDS encoding alpha/beta hydrolase family protein codes for MKRALFSLAMSAWLSVPLTAQEPSTASSPRTTNPLYAMVNAAKQVPKMRWEDQSGPVHQLIYEGESYQGHPTEVFAFYASPSTLGEGNDDGPYPAVVLIHGGGGTAFAEWAWLWAKRGYAAIAMDLAGSRPIDPIYDPKTGVPIRNQTAGHETRTRLPLGGPDQGHDTKFDSIDGNASDDWPFHAASNVLRAHSLIRSFDEVDAEQTAVTGISWGGYTTCLAASLDDRFNAAVPVYGCGFLFEGESVQKPAIDKLNERREAWIKAYDPSSVLSQCRVPILFVNGTNDIHYPLDSYQKSFQIVPGEKQMRIEVNMPHGHPPGWAPQEIGLFIDAHCRGGVPLASLEIPVIDGNEMHVRYQSQAPLKSATLHYTTDTGIRSKRKWKSTPAKVNNETIIATKPPQDANTWFVSVTDQRNAMVTTPVQFQDPTPAP; via the coding sequence ATGAAACGAGCTTTATTCTCGCTTGCCATGTCTGCCTGGCTCTCAGTCCCGCTTACGGCGCAAGAACCCTCCACCGCGTCTTCCCCGCGCACAACCAACCCGCTGTATGCAATGGTGAATGCGGCAAAGCAAGTGCCCAAGATGCGGTGGGAAGACCAATCGGGGCCGGTACACCAATTGATCTACGAGGGAGAATCGTACCAAGGACATCCGACCGAAGTGTTTGCCTTTTATGCGTCGCCATCCACTCTCGGCGAGGGCAACGACGACGGTCCCTATCCCGCGGTGGTATTGATCCACGGAGGCGGCGGAACCGCGTTCGCCGAGTGGGCTTGGCTGTGGGCCAAGCGTGGCTATGCTGCAATTGCAATGGACTTGGCTGGATCACGTCCGATTGATCCGATTTACGATCCGAAAACCGGAGTCCCGATCCGCAATCAAACCGCAGGTCACGAAACAAGAACGCGTTTGCCGCTTGGCGGCCCCGATCAAGGACACGACACCAAGTTTGATTCGATCGATGGCAACGCTTCCGATGACTGGCCCTTCCATGCGGCATCCAACGTGCTTCGTGCTCATTCACTGATCCGATCGTTTGACGAAGTCGATGCCGAACAAACCGCGGTGACCGGAATCAGTTGGGGCGGCTACACGACCTGTCTCGCTGCATCGCTTGACGATCGCTTTAACGCCGCCGTTCCCGTTTATGGTTGCGGTTTCTTATTCGAAGGCGAGTCGGTTCAAAAGCCTGCGATCGACAAACTGAACGAGCGCCGCGAAGCTTGGATCAAGGCTTACGATCCCTCCAGCGTGCTAAGTCAATGCCGCGTCCCGATTCTGTTTGTCAACGGCACCAATGACATTCACTACCCGTTGGACAGTTACCAAAAAAGCTTTCAGATTGTTCCCGGTGAAAAGCAAATGCGCATCGAAGTCAACATGCCGCATGGCCATCCGCCCGGCTGGGCTCCGCAAGAAATCGGTTTGTTCATCGATGCGCATTGTCGCGGCGGCGTGCCGCTGGCATCGCTTGAAATTCCGGTCATCGATGGCAACGAAATGCACGTCCGTTATCAGAGTCAAGCTCCGCTCAAATCAGCGACCCTTCACTACACCACGGACACAGGGATTCGATCCAAACGCAAATGGAAAAGCACTCCCGCCAAAGTCAATAACGAAACAATTATCGCCACGAAACCGCCCCAGGATGCCAATACCTGGTTCGTCTCGGTCACGGACCAGCGCAACGCGATGGTCACTACGCCAGTTCAATTTCAAGACCCGACGCCCGCGCCGTAG
- a CDS encoding glycosyl hydrolase family 28-related protein translates to MMTLMHSLRVTALLAVTCLGQTVYSAPLFIDASVDLTRLKIADENAVGDSTTDSSEAVQAAIDYLAKNPDGGSLIFGPGVYRVGGLSVKPGVKIIGADRQQTIFRAANKGIMFEMEGGELHNFTAYGTPESASSGEFWRVGTGGVGKGGSAWTSHIIRVGNTPTMIAKDVVISNVSAKECRYDCLYTRGSQNLRVLDCEFDRAGRNLISMVGNDENFLISSCRFGSLWGLYHSDIEPNQGQFVRDGAFVNCEFDGRHAGDMNTDTWGAMFTLSGEEKLENRNISVIGCTFRDISVRVRGIFPEMQFLYNPQLGKFVKVRTNPTGELRDATIRGNDFGTTQKPMKNISYGVTFTGKSTFENNTPTSANDTKITSKSHDSQWKEDHPRAVKAKGSATQTSQKPVPKTDP, encoded by the coding sequence ATGATGACGCTGATGCATTCGCTAAGAGTAACTGCATTGCTGGCTGTGACATGCCTTGGCCAAACGGTCTATTCCGCGCCGCTTTTCATTGATGCCAGCGTTGATTTGACACGGCTCAAAATAGCCGATGAAAATGCAGTGGGTGATAGTACAACCGATAGCAGCGAGGCAGTGCAGGCGGCGATCGATTATCTGGCAAAGAATCCGGATGGTGGATCGTTGATATTTGGACCAGGCGTCTATCGTGTGGGTGGGCTTTCCGTGAAGCCCGGTGTCAAAATCATCGGAGCAGATCGGCAGCAAACGATTTTCCGTGCTGCCAACAAAGGGATTATGTTTGAGATGGAGGGCGGGGAACTGCATAACTTCACGGCTTACGGAACTCCCGAGAGTGCATCTTCGGGTGAGTTTTGGAGAGTGGGGACAGGAGGAGTTGGCAAGGGAGGTTCGGCGTGGACTTCGCATATCATTCGCGTGGGGAACACGCCAACGATGATTGCCAAGGATGTGGTCATCAGCAATGTCAGTGCCAAAGAATGCCGTTACGATTGCTTATACACACGCGGCTCGCAAAATCTGCGTGTGCTTGATTGCGAGTTCGATCGTGCCGGACGCAATCTCATCTCGATGGTTGGCAATGATGAAAACTTTCTAATTTCCAGCTGCCGCTTCGGATCGTTGTGGGGTTTGTATCATTCAGACATTGAACCCAACCAAGGTCAGTTTGTGCGCGATGGCGCATTCGTGAATTGCGAGTTTGACGGCCGTCATGCTGGTGACATGAACACCGACACATGGGGCGCGATGTTCACCCTGTCGGGCGAAGAAAAATTGGAAAATCGCAACATCTCTGTGATTGGCTGTACCTTTCGCGATATTTCAGTTCGGGTTCGGGGAATATTTCCCGAGATGCAATTTTTATATAATCCGCAACTGGGCAAATTTGTCAAAGTTCGCACTAATCCCACGGGCGAATTGCGTGATGCCACCATTCGTGGAAATGATTTTGGAACAACTCAAAAACCAATGAAGAACATTTCTTACGGCGTCACGTTTACTGGCAAAAGCACGTTTGAGAACAATACACCAACGTCTGCGAACGATACAAAGATCACTTCCAAAAGCCACGACTCGCAATGGAAAGAAGACCATCCGCGTGCTGTAAAAGCGAAAGGTTCTGCAACGCAAACATCGCAGAAACCCGTGCCAAAAACAGACCCCTAA
- a CDS encoding IS4 family transposase, translated as MSSDARTQNLSAAFELLKQWTDIGDADVFEELGPAAVYKTSVVLWLMLFQRLNPKASLRDAVLHFVETAPSELKTNKRLREGSLSTKSSSYSDARHRLSLKAAHWFQERVASSIVNSTAPTWGDRRVFLIDGTTFTLAPVAELQAAYPPASNQHGESVWPIAYVVFAHELSSGAAVPEEIGAMYGPNAVSETRLAQTLMKRLPAKSIIMADAGYGIFSTAYHAHLNGHNFVLRLKKDRFNRIRKRAELIHSTTTSKCYRVSWTPSAKERVTNPDLPADCVIAAMIHELKIGEESLYLVEDIDATPKQLRDLYWKRNDIEVDIRNIKLVIGTEEIRAKSKEMFLKEFALSMVAYNLATQLRRQAAVIAECEPRELSFTGVWSVYRHMLQGVEVSAPSRWIERLDRVLHYASQQKLPNRPGRSYPREAYARRPKTTHFQKRKKKSKPNDPEDPTSK; from the coding sequence ATGTCGAGCGATGCAAGAACTCAGAACCTTAGTGCGGCTTTCGAACTGCTCAAACAGTGGACGGACATCGGCGATGCCGATGTGTTTGAAGAGCTGGGGCCAGCGGCCGTCTATAAAACGAGTGTCGTTCTGTGGCTGATGCTCTTCCAACGCCTTAACCCCAAGGCGAGTCTGCGAGATGCCGTGCTCCACTTTGTCGAAACGGCTCCCTCGGAACTCAAGACTAACAAGCGACTTCGTGAGGGTTCGCTTTCGACGAAGAGCAGCAGTTACAGCGATGCACGGCATCGGCTCAGCTTGAAGGCAGCTCATTGGTTCCAAGAGCGTGTCGCGTCGTCGATCGTTAACTCGACGGCGCCGACATGGGGTGACCGGCGTGTGTTCTTGATCGATGGAACGACCTTTACACTGGCTCCAGTGGCCGAGCTTCAGGCCGCTTACCCACCCGCCTCCAACCAACACGGCGAAAGTGTGTGGCCAATTGCGTATGTGGTTTTCGCACATGAACTTAGCTCCGGTGCAGCAGTGCCTGAAGAGATTGGAGCTATGTATGGCCCAAACGCCGTCTCAGAAACTCGGCTTGCTCAAACTCTCATGAAGCGACTCCCGGCTAAATCCATCATCATGGCCGACGCTGGGTACGGAATATTTTCGACTGCTTATCACGCCCATTTGAACGGACACAATTTTGTTCTACGGCTTAAGAAAGATCGATTCAATCGAATTCGGAAGCGGGCAGAGCTAATCCATTCGACAACCACTTCGAAATGCTACCGGGTGTCCTGGACTCCTTCAGCCAAGGAACGAGTAACCAATCCGGACCTCCCAGCAGACTGTGTCATAGCGGCGATGATCCATGAATTGAAGATCGGGGAAGAGAGCCTCTACCTCGTCGAGGATATCGATGCGACGCCCAAGCAACTGCGCGATCTGTACTGGAAACGCAACGATATCGAAGTCGACATCCGCAACATCAAACTGGTGATCGGCACCGAAGAGATCCGAGCGAAGTCGAAGGAGATGTTTCTCAAAGAGTTCGCCTTGTCGATGGTAGCGTACAATTTAGCGACCCAATTGCGTCGCCAAGCCGCAGTGATTGCCGAGTGTGAGCCACGCGAATTAAGCTTTACGGGCGTGTGGTCTGTCTACCGTCACATGCTGCAGGGGGTTGAAGTCAGTGCCCCCAGTCGTTGGATCGAACGTTTGGATCGCGTGCTGCACTACGCCTCACAGCAAAAGCTTCCCAACCGCCCAGGCCGCAGTTATCCACGCGAAGCCTACGCCCGCCGCCCCAAAACCACCCACTTCCAGAAACGAAAAAAGAAAAGTAAACCCAACGATCCAGAAGACCCAACGTCAAAGTGA
- a CDS encoding DUF1549 domain-containing protein, producing the protein MIAAIVSLSAALGVIAPAAMAAELHDTIDQQIAKRAGGPVAGLAGDAEFLRRISIDLTGKLPTPTAAKKFFADPDAAKRTKLIDRLLASEDFPRRMQEAFTSMLLERRSDAKIPDAQWEEYLRDSFAANKPWDQLVSELLFVDEEDEAIKPASKFFLVSGRNDANLKTEDVARLFLGRDIACSQCHDHPTVNDYTQSEYFGLFTYLKDKPAEATIEFESVFISGKHTTGPRLPGGEELKIPTFEKDQQQEAAKYRPRMLLSRDLPTAGNEPFVRNSVNRLWFLMMGRGLVHPLDQHHYDNPPSHPELLDALSAAFVAHKFDIKWLLREIALSQSYQRSSQLPEGVALKDAPPQLYRVAVLKPLTPEQMCWCVLGASGNLDRVLNTPAPEKSEFSHFSYINGLIDQFPENVPEVMKLFVGVYGNPPGEPEVDFTPAMGHALFLKNDQGVLEWLKPQAGNLVERLAKMKDAATIADELYVSVLTRMPSEEETAEVAAYLAQFKDRRSEALGELAWALLASAEFRMNH; encoded by the coding sequence ATGATTGCGGCAATAGTCTCGTTGTCCGCCGCGTTGGGCGTGATCGCACCGGCGGCAATGGCTGCTGAGCTACACGATACGATTGACCAACAGATTGCAAAGCGGGCGGGCGGCCCCGTTGCAGGTTTGGCAGGTGACGCGGAGTTTCTCAGGCGAATTTCAATTGATTTGACTGGCAAATTACCGACACCCACCGCAGCGAAGAAATTCTTTGCCGACCCCGACGCAGCGAAGCGAACCAAACTGATCGACCGACTGCTCGCTAGTGAGGACTTTCCCCGTCGCATGCAAGAGGCGTTCACATCGATGCTTCTAGAGCGGCGTAGCGATGCAAAGATTCCCGACGCCCAGTGGGAAGAGTATCTACGTGATTCCTTTGCCGCTAACAAACCGTGGGACCAACTCGTCAGCGAATTGTTGTTTGTCGACGAGGAAGACGAAGCGATTAAGCCGGCATCAAAGTTCTTCCTCGTGAGCGGTCGTAACGACGCGAATCTGAAGACCGAAGACGTCGCTCGATTGTTTCTTGGTCGCGACATTGCTTGCTCGCAGTGCCACGACCATCCCACGGTAAACGACTACACTCAAAGTGAATATTTCGGGCTGTTCACTTACCTGAAAGACAAGCCAGCCGAAGCAACGATTGAATTCGAGTCGGTTTTCATCTCGGGAAAGCATACAACCGGCCCGCGGCTGCCGGGCGGCGAAGAGTTAAAAATCCCCACCTTTGAGAAAGATCAACAGCAAGAAGCCGCCAAGTACCGTCCGCGAATGCTGCTTTCTCGCGACCTGCCCACCGCGGGCAACGAACCGTTCGTTCGCAATAGCGTCAACCGGTTGTGGTTTCTCATGATGGGACGTGGTTTGGTGCATCCGCTGGATCAGCACCATTACGACAATCCGCCTTCGCACCCCGAATTGCTCGACGCATTGTCCGCTGCGTTTGTCGCTCACAAGTTCGACATCAAGTGGCTGCTGCGCGAGATCGCCTTGAGCCAAAGTTATCAACGAAGTAGTCAACTGCCCGAGGGCGTCGCCTTGAAGGACGCCCCGCCGCAACTCTACCGCGTGGCGGTCCTTAAACCGCTGACTCCCGAGCAGATGTGTTGGTGCGTTCTCGGCGCGAGCGGCAATCTCGACAGGGTACTCAACACGCCTGCTCCTGAAAAATCAGAGTTCTCGCACTTCAGCTATATCAACGGTCTCATCGACCAATTTCCCGAGAACGTTCCCGAGGTGATGAAATTGTTCGTGGGCGTTTATGGCAATCCACCAGGCGAGCCCGAAGTCGACTTCACGCCGGCGATGGGGCACGCCTTGTTCTTAAAGAACGATCAAGGCGTACTCGAATGGTTGAAACCTCAGGCGGGCAACCTGGTGGAGCGGCTTGCAAAAATGAAAGATGCGGCCACCATTGCCGACGAACTTTACGTGAGCGTGTTAACGCGAATGCCAAGCGAGGAAGAAACCGCCGAAGTTGCCGCATACTTAGCTCAGTTCAAAGATCGCCGCAGCGAAGCACTGGGCGAGTTGGCGTGGGCGTTGCTTGCGTCGGCAGAATTTCGCATGAACCATTAA
- a CDS encoding DUF1501 domain-containing protein, producing the protein MRHNYACNGGGHEFSRRQILGSFAGAAAGTLGMGTLLHPALAEEIKSQGKQVLFIWLDGGISQLESWDPKPNTEFGGPFRSIPTSVPGVHFSELVPETAKRMDKLAVIRSMHTVDQNHSTGVPRVQRGDPKNRGVDYPFIGSALSKLMKPVENNLPPYIHIKPGRGGYMYKDAGFLGAKYGALALGDGKPPIHIHRPPSIDDAIDSARDGLRRKMNERFRKRRTNSELDAYEYSYQVAEKLMKRKELFDDSLLPAKDVERYGSHPLGRHLLQARRLLEAGVQFVKVTSFHWDTHGDNFNMHLNLVPQIDRPFAAMIDDLEDRGMLDNVLVVLMSEFGRTPKINTRVGRDHWPEAWSLVLAGCGIKRGVVVGQTTANGAWVDTQEYDIGHLFHTIFHTMGIDANKTEYLHNEQPLPIAHDDHHKITEVLA; encoded by the coding sequence ATGAGACACAACTACGCCTGCAACGGCGGCGGGCATGAATTCTCACGCCGTCAAATCTTGGGATCGTTCGCCGGGGCGGCCGCAGGCACCCTTGGGATGGGGACGCTGCTGCATCCTGCGCTGGCGGAAGAAATCAAATCGCAGGGCAAGCAAGTTCTGTTCATCTGGCTCGACGGCGGCATCAGTCAACTTGAAAGCTGGGATCCCAAACCGAACACCGAGTTTGGCGGCCCCTTTCGCTCGATTCCGACTTCGGTCCCAGGCGTGCACTTCAGCGAACTTGTTCCCGAAACTGCCAAGCGAATGGACAAACTGGCGGTCATTCGCAGCATGCACACCGTGGACCAGAACCATTCGACCGGCGTGCCCCGGGTGCAGCGTGGCGACCCCAAGAACCGCGGCGTCGACTATCCGTTTATCGGCTCGGCGTTATCGAAATTGATGAAACCGGTGGAGAACAATTTGCCGCCCTACATTCACATCAAACCCGGTCGTGGCGGCTACATGTACAAGGATGCTGGTTTTCTAGGGGCGAAGTACGGCGCGTTGGCTTTGGGCGACGGCAAACCACCGATTCATATTCATCGACCCCCTTCGATTGACGATGCGATTGACTCGGCCCGTGACGGCTTGCGCCGCAAAATGAACGAACGTTTTCGCAAACGCCGCACCAATTCGGAATTAGACGCCTACGAGTATTCCTATCAGGTCGCCGAGAAGTTGATGAAACGCAAGGAGTTGTTCGATGACTCGCTACTACCCGCCAAAGATGTTGAGCGTTACGGTTCGCATCCGCTGGGCCGGCACTTGTTGCAAGCACGTCGCTTGCTCGAGGCGGGCGTGCAGTTTGTCAAAGTGACGTCGTTCCACTGGGACACCCACGGCGACAATTTTAATATGCACTTAAATCTCGTGCCGCAAATCGACCGTCCGTTCGCAGCCATGATCGACGACCTCGAAGATCGAGGGATGTTGGATAACGTGTTGGTGGTGCTGATGTCCGAATTTGGCCGCACCCCGAAAATCAACACGCGGGTCGGTCGCGATCATTGGCCCGAAGCGTGGTCGCTCGTGCTGGCGGGTTGCGGCATCAAACGCGGTGTGGTCGTTGGTCAAACGACCGCCAACGGCGCCTGGGTCGATACCCAAGAGTACGATATTGGGCATTTGTTTCACACGATCTTCCACACCATGGGAATCGATGCCAACAAAACCGAGTATTTGCACAACGAACAACCGCTTCCGATCGCCCACGACGATCACCACAAAATTACCGAGGTGCTCGCATGA
- a CDS encoding WD40 repeat domain-containing protein — translation MMAESSLQFDPTKIWESQSFEHDRVLTVCAFSPCGKYVVAGARHEDVQRWQLESGDRMPLVAHRSWVMAMAFHPDSKRLLTGDYHGVVHCWNYADAKPTPLWTIQDTGHGWVCDLAIAADGKYFATAGNDKMVKLWSSDDGKPVAEFAGHEHHVFSLAFAPDSQTFYSGDLLGMVHQWSVATGSVLRTLDASALHERKENYLADVGGVRRMAISPDGNLLACSGMTEANGNTFCVGKAAVLVFDLATGKLKQTLRPKTKMDGPLEGLCFLPDGTIAAQGQLLHSTTSIEFWKPDTAEPFHVLKAPTGYSLHLHPDQLRLASACYQANGRTGNGRHTDKTEYTSNNGALKVYSLFEQPNDEKAKGKS, via the coding sequence ATGATGGCTGAATCGAGCCTCCAATTCGATCCCACCAAAATCTGGGAATCACAGTCGTTTGAGCACGATCGTGTGTTGACGGTGTGCGCGTTTAGCCCTTGTGGAAAGTACGTCGTCGCCGGGGCGCGGCATGAAGATGTGCAACGTTGGCAACTCGAAAGCGGCGACCGCATGCCGTTGGTTGCACATCGTAGCTGGGTGATGGCGATGGCGTTTCATCCCGACAGCAAGCGATTGCTAACGGGCGACTACCACGGTGTGGTTCATTGCTGGAATTACGCCGACGCAAAACCAACGCCGTTGTGGACCATCCAAGACACCGGGCATGGGTGGGTTTGCGATTTGGCGATTGCTGCGGATGGTAAATATTTCGCAACCGCCGGCAACGATAAAATGGTGAAGTTGTGGTCGAGTGACGATGGAAAACCGGTTGCCGAATTTGCCGGTCACGAGCATCATGTTTTTAGTCTGGCCTTTGCTCCCGATAGTCAAACTTTCTATAGCGGCGATCTGCTGGGGATGGTTCATCAATGGAGTGTCGCAACCGGTAGTGTGCTTCGCACGCTGGACGCCAGTGCGCTGCACGAACGTAAGGAAAATTACCTTGCCGATGTCGGCGGTGTTCGTCGCATGGCGATCTCTCCCGACGGAAACTTGCTGGCGTGTAGTGGAATGACCGAAGCCAACGGCAACACGTTTTGCGTCGGCAAGGCGGCCGTGTTGGTTTTCGATTTGGCCACCGGGAAGCTCAAGCAGACGCTTCGTCCCAAGACAAAAATGGACGGCCCGCTCGAAGGGCTTTGCTTTCTACCGGACGGAACCATCGCCGCTCAGGGCCAACTGCTGCACAGCACGACCTCGATCGAATTCTGGAAGCCCGACACCGCAGAGCCCTTTCATGTTCTCAAAGCCCCCACCGGCTACAGTCTGCATCTGCATCCCGATCAACTTCGCCTCGCCTCCGCCTGCTACCAAGCGAACGGACGTACCGGCAACGGACGGCACACCGACAAAACGGAGTACACCAGCAACAACGGTGCGTTGAAGGTCTACAGCTTATTCGAACAACCAAACGATGAAAAAGCCAAAGGCAAATCATAA